A genome region from candidate division KSB1 bacterium includes the following:
- a CDS encoding peptidase: MRTAKFWVIIMIISLLGGCSQGPFPNRKTVSYVEGELAKLAPVQINSDLSGLSDGDVEALKQLLQASHLIDSLFLLQVDPENPGLRAELVDAGYQKHLELFDIMFGRWNRLVNDEPFLDHHEKPLGAGFYPTDMSKKEFETYIQNHPDQEEAFTSEFTLIRRDSSGLKAVPYHVAFPKVRRIADHLKNAANATDDPSLSRFLNLRADAFLTDDYYESDMAWMDLSGDLEIVISPYEVYEDALFNYKAAYEAFLCRVDHEESQKLKNVAQYLNDMERHLPIPEKHKNYDRGSSSPIKVVQELYAAGDTKAGIQTTAFNLPNDERVRKAKGSKKVMLKNIARAKFDKCWIPIVNTILAEEPLQNVSFEAYFNHVLMHEMSHGIGPGLITLGNGKETSVAKELKELYSTIEECKADVLGIYNVKYMLDMGVFPPDLQNSMYASYLGGMFRSIRFGIDEAHGGGVAIQFNFFMEKGAFFVNENGKLDLNAEKLYPAIVKLAEKVLMIEATGDYKAARDFIKEYRVMTPVMQGYIDELQDVPVDIRPSFDLAEILGMAENK, encoded by the coding sequence ATGCGTACAGCAAAATTTTGGGTTATCATTATGATTATTTCACTGCTTGGGGGATGTTCTCAAGGTCCTTTTCCCAACCGTAAAACGGTTTCTTATGTAGAAGGAGAACTGGCCAAACTGGCTCCTGTTCAGATCAACAGCGACCTGTCCGGTTTATCAGACGGAGATGTTGAGGCGCTGAAACAGCTGCTGCAGGCCTCTCATCTCATTGATTCCCTGTTTTTACTGCAGGTCGATCCTGAAAATCCGGGTCTGCGGGCGGAACTGGTGGATGCCGGTTATCAGAAGCATCTGGAACTTTTTGACATCATGTTTGGACGCTGGAACCGGCTTGTTAATGACGAACCGTTTCTGGATCACCATGAAAAACCGTTGGGCGCCGGATTCTATCCGACGGACATGAGCAAAAAAGAATTTGAAACCTACATTCAAAATCACCCGGACCAGGAAGAAGCATTTACCAGCGAATTCACCCTGATCCGGCGGGACAGCAGCGGCCTGAAAGCCGTGCCCTATCACGTTGCTTTTCCTAAAGTCCGACGTATCGCCGATCATCTCAAAAATGCCGCAAACGCCACAGATGATCCGAGTTTATCCCGCTTTCTCAATTTAAGAGCGGATGCTTTTTTGACCGATGATTATTATGAAAGCGATATGGCCTGGATGGACCTGAGCGGTGATCTTGAAATCGTGATCTCGCCCTACGAGGTGTACGAAGACGCATTGTTCAATTACAAAGCCGCTTACGAAGCGTTCCTCTGCCGGGTGGATCATGAAGAAAGCCAAAAGCTAAAGAATGTTGCACAGTACCTCAATGATATGGAACGGCATTTGCCCATACCGGAAAAACATAAAAATTACGACCGCGGTTCATCATCGCCGATCAAAGTGGTTCAGGAACTGTACGCCGCCGGTGACACCAAAGCCGGAATTCAAACCACGGCGTTCAATCTCCCCAATGACGAACGTGTACGCAAAGCCAAAGGCTCGAAAAAAGTGATGCTGAAAAACATCGCTCGCGCTAAATTTGATAAATGCTGGATTCCGATCGTCAACACCATATTGGCGGAAGAACCGCTACAGAATGTTTCGTTTGAGGCGTATTTTAATCACGTGCTCATGCACGAGATGAGCCACGGCATCGGTCCCGGGCTTATTACGCTCGGGAATGGCAAAGAAACCTCTGTAGCCAAAGAATTGAAAGAACTGTATTCCACCATAGAAGAATGCAAAGCCGATGTACTCGGAATCTATAATGTAAAATATATGCTGGATATGGGCGTCTTTCCGCCGGATCTGCAGAACTCCATGTACGCCAGTTACCTGGGCGGTATGTTTCGTTCCATCCGGTTCGGCATTGACGAAGCCCACGGCGGCGGTGTGGCCATTCAGTTCAATTTTTTCATGGAAAAGGGCGCCTTTTTCGTCAATGAAAACGGAAAACTGGACCTGAATGCTGAAAAACTGTATCCCGCCATTGTGAAGCTGGCTGAAAAGGTTCTGATGATCGAGGCCACCGGGGATTACAAGGCCGCCCGGGACTTTATCAAGGAATACAGAGTTATGACACCCGTCATGCAGGGATATATTGATGAATTGCAGGACGTACCGGTTGATATCCGTCCGTCTTTTGATCTGGCGGAAATACTCGGAATGGCTGAGAACAAGTAA
- a CDS encoding PAS domain S-box protein: MNGQHKTRNRDESKLFQDNIIDHSPIAMWVSDAEGTVVRTNQSLCEITNLSKESIVGKYNVFKDKNLATEELLPKIKDVFEKQKTTHSGGY; the protein is encoded by the coding sequence ATGAATGGCCAACATAAAACGCGTAACAGGGATGAATCAAAATTGTTTCAGGATAACATCATTGATCACAGCCCCATAGCCATGTGGGTGTCGGATGCAGAGGGAACGGTTGTTCGCACCAACCAGTCGCTTTGTGAGATTACTAATCTTTCAAAAGAAAGCATTGTGGGAAAGTACAATGTGTTCAAAGACAAAAACCTGGCAACCGAAGAACTACTGCCAAAGATCAAAGATGTATTTGAAAAACAAAAAACTACACATTCAGGTGGATATTGA
- a CDS encoding 4Fe-4S binding protein, whose amino-acid sequence MIRRGRPWIPALIVGFVLGGMQTAFADEFQELSDAEFGDFEQQVDTSTAGCAGDCAHDAGIPRGLRYTLIALGLTAAAGVAVRFSALRTLRPLFLLGAVIFFGFLNGGCPCMISSFQNSVLAGLGETVRWYQPLWFLGLIPLTYVFGRVWCGWVCHLGAVQEFLYRAPGVKRFQSSRIQRSLKIAQIVLFAALVTQLIITRTNEFIHYDPFKVIFNLMAGNTISLVLLALLLITSLFIYRPFCRGACPVGLVLGWIGKLPGALRLAAGADCTACKACSRQCKMLAIGVDIEMNCQECLMCGECLDHCRKGQYHFHENRKSLMTRIWLFVFFVPLLVQANDCNSELTAHFE is encoded by the coding sequence ATGATACGGAGAGGTCGGCCGTGGATTCCGGCGCTGATCGTGGGCTTTGTCCTGGGAGGGATGCAGACAGCGTTTGCCGATGAATTTCAAGAGTTGTCGGATGCAGAGTTTGGGGATTTTGAGCAGCAGGTTGATACGTCTACCGCCGGGTGTGCAGGGGATTGCGCGCATGATGCGGGGATTCCGCGCGGACTGCGATATACATTGATAGCGCTGGGTTTGACCGCTGCAGCCGGTGTTGCTGTCCGATTTTCAGCGCTGCGGACACTGCGCCCGTTGTTCTTATTGGGCGCAGTGATTTTTTTCGGTTTTCTCAACGGCGGTTGTCCCTGTATGATTTCCAGCTTTCAAAACAGCGTGCTTGCCGGGCTGGGGGAAACGGTTCGCTGGTATCAGCCGTTGTGGTTTTTAGGTCTGATTCCATTGACCTATGTTTTTGGCCGGGTCTGGTGCGGATGGGTATGCCATCTCGGCGCCGTGCAGGAATTTTTATATCGGGCGCCCGGAGTCAAGCGGTTTCAGTCCTCGCGCATTCAGCGCTCGCTAAAAATTGCACAAATTGTTTTGTTTGCCGCCCTGGTTACACAGTTGATCATCACCCGAACCAACGAATTTATTCATTATGACCCGTTCAAAGTCATCTTTAATCTGATGGCCGGCAACACCATCAGTCTTGTACTGCTTGCGCTTTTGCTGATCACCTCATTGTTCATATACCGGCCATTTTGCCGCGGCGCCTGTCCGGTCGGATTGGTTCTGGGCTGGATTGGCAAATTACCCGGCGCTCTGCGGCTGGCTGCCGGAGCCGATTGCACGGCTTGCAAAGCCTGTTCACGGCAATGTAAAATGCTGGCTATTGGTGTGGATATCGAGATGAACTGTCAGGAGTGTCTGATGTGCGGTGAATGTCTGGATCACTGTCGAAAAGGGCAATATCATTTTCACGAAAACAGGAAAAGTCTGATGACTAGAATCTGGCTGTTTGTCTTTTTTGTTCCGCTTTTGGTGCAGGCCAATGACTGCAACAGTGAATTAACTGCGCATTTTGAATGA
- a CDS encoding carboxypeptidase regulatory-like domain-containing protein, whose amino-acid sequence MMKIIYILFLICLFAGSISAADIVGTVTDVTTNQPMPAANIIILGTNYGAAAATDGSYRIEDVPPGIYSLRADVIGYTAVTKTDVVVTPVRPVTVNFELRQTVLEFGDITVRPDFFSESNDKPVSTQIQTSEEIRRLPGNFEDVVRAVSILPGVAQAQAGRNDLIVRGGAPSENLYVVDGIAVNNINHFGTQGASGGPQSFINLDYVQQTEFATGGFGVRYGDKLSSVLSIDLKEGREDRIGGELTLSATQFGLDLEGPLSRNGNFIFSARRSYLDFIFKANGFGFVPEYWDFLAKESTISIPITKLRYWE is encoded by the coding sequence ATGATGAAAATCATTTACATACTTTTTTTGATCTGTCTATTCGCCGGTTCCATAAGCGCGGCTGATATAGTCGGCACTGTGACTGATGTAACGACGAATCAGCCCATGCCGGCCGCCAATATTATTATCCTGGGTACGAATTACGGCGCAGCGGCCGCCACGGACGGCAGTTACCGTATTGAAGATGTGCCGCCCGGTATCTATTCGTTACGAGCAGATGTGATCGGCTATACGGCGGTCACCAAAACGGATGTTGTGGTGACACCGGTCAGGCCGGTGACCGTGAATTTTGAGCTGCGGCAGACGGTGCTTGAATTCGGAGATATTACCGTGCGTCCGGATTTTTTCTCTGAATCCAATGACAAACCGGTGTCCACTCAAATTCAGACCAGTGAAGAAATTCGCCGCTTGCCCGGAAATTTTGAGGATGTTGTGCGAGCGGTTTCCATACTTCCCGGAGTGGCGCAGGCACAGGCCGGCCGAAATGATCTCATTGTTCGCGGCGGAGCACCTTCAGAGAATCTGTATGTGGTCGACGGTATCGCGGTGAACAATATTAATCATTTTGGCACCCAGGGGGCAAGCGGCGGTCCGCAGAGCTTTATCAATCTGGATTATGTACAGCAAACCGAATTTGCCACAGGCGGATTTGGTGTGCGCTATGGCGATAAATTGTCATCGGTTTTGAGTATTGATCTGAAAGAAGGCCGGGAGGATCGGATCGGCGGAGAGTTGACATTATCCGCCACGCAATTTGGCCTGGACCTGGAAGGACCGCTGAGTCGGAACGGAAATTTTATTTTCTCAGCCCGGCGCAGTTATCTGGATTTTATTTTCAAAGCCAATGGTTTCGGGTTTGTCCCGGAGTATTGGGATTTTTTGGCAAAGGAGTCTACAATATCAATACCAATAACAAAATTACGGTATTGGGAATAG
- a CDS encoding PAS domain S-box protein: MQKSPDKKTKEARRDKRQLWDREEQLAKVQQQLQDKDQYIEHLNNILSAIHRINRLITRTDDSDRMLSRVCDILTENRGYYNAWILLLNSKQTFKSVYDSGFNGEFDVVREKLQHNQFTDCACKALQQPGPVVIDNPAKICKNCPLAPHYSNRSAISVRIADTERIYGLLTVSISRIILQNSDECDLLEDIAADLSLALQSIDARLERRRSNTIVNTLPQPMAFVSTDYRYLTVNEAYADFYNAPVQQIIGRRVEDFLRNSQFKTIKPNLDRCLKGETIHYDIQIDFGHKGRRWMSMQYHPYFDKNGRINGIISHGLDITDRKNMELNLKTGNQQLSASEQQLRATNQQLRAGEQQLAAANQQLAANNQQLRASEQQLRANERQLKAKSAEMQKLLEKSEKQRLANLIVLKDLTETSNRLKKEIKERHQAQKSLFESEKRFRRMYEHMEVGIAFVSLEFKIEAANQAYCKMLGYKENELVGKTLNDITHPDTLKANLEKQRQLRRGEIDFFRLEKCFIHKDGHTVYGILDANLVRNAEGNPHYFLGSVLDITDRKLKEQEILRQRDMITMNNRIANVFLKPSQESIYADILDIILDVMQSQYGFFGYINDQGDLVCPSMTRDIWAQCQVEDKSIIFPQDQWNGLWGRSLRKKQVLVSNTGLKLPEGHVPLNNALAVPILHQDELIGQFVVANKSGGYTQQHCELLESAAAQTAPILRARLEETRHKQETAKLEEQYRQAQKMESVGRLAGGVAHDFNNMLSVILGYSEMAMSDLDPQDELYAQLQEIDKAANRSAELTAQLLAFARKQTINPQILDLNETVSHMLNMLQRLIGEDIELIWKPGAELWAVKLDPAQINQILANLCVNARDAISNIGDITLETENINIDSVFHGPETDAQPGDYVMLAVMDSGCGMDADIAEQIFDPFFTTKEQGQGTGLGLSTVYGAVQQNNGFLKVCSEPGQGTTFKLFFPRHTGDIKTNSTTQIKKIPRGHHEQILLVEDETAILNMTQNMLKSLGYRVQTASSPAEALNWAQTQQPAIDLLITDVVMPEMNGRELAEQFRTLYPDLNVLFMSGYTEDAIEHRGVLEEHVFLMQKPFNKETLAVKVRKAMKS, translated from the coding sequence ATGCAAAAATCTCCGGACAAAAAAACAAAAGAAGCGCGACGCGACAAGCGGCAACTTTGGGACAGGGAAGAACAACTTGCCAAAGTGCAACAACAATTGCAGGACAAGGATCAATATATCGAACACCTGAACAACATCCTGTCTGCGATCCACCGCATCAATCGTCTGATTACCCGCACAGATGATTCGGACCGGATGCTGAGCCGCGTTTGCGATATCTTGACGGAAAACCGTGGTTATTACAATGCCTGGATTTTATTGCTGAACTCAAAACAAACATTCAAGAGTGTTTATGATTCCGGATTCAATGGCGAATTTGATGTCGTGCGTGAAAAACTGCAGCACAACCAATTCACGGACTGCGCATGCAAGGCGCTGCAGCAGCCTGGGCCCGTCGTCATTGACAATCCCGCAAAAATCTGCAAAAACTGTCCCTTAGCACCCCATTATAGCAATCGCAGCGCCATATCCGTGCGTATTGCAGACACTGAACGGATTTATGGGCTGCTCACGGTGTCCATCTCCCGAATAATTTTACAAAATTCGGACGAATGCGACCTGCTTGAAGATATCGCTGCTGATTTGAGTTTGGCGCTGCAGAGCATTGACGCCAGACTGGAACGCCGCCGCTCGAATACCATCGTCAACACGTTGCCTCAGCCTATGGCATTTGTCTCCACGGATTATCGTTACCTGACAGTTAATGAGGCGTACGCGGATTTTTACAACGCACCGGTGCAGCAAATTATTGGACGCCGGGTTGAGGATTTTCTCAGGAATTCCCAGTTCAAAACCATTAAACCCAACCTGGACCGATGCCTGAAAGGAGAGACCATACACTATGACATCCAGATTGATTTTGGGCACAAGGGCCGGCGCTGGATGTCCATGCAGTATCATCCCTATTTTGACAAAAATGGCCGGATTAACGGGATCATCTCGCATGGGCTGGACATCACTGACCGCAAAAACATGGAACTGAACCTCAAAACCGGCAATCAACAATTGTCTGCCAGCGAGCAGCAATTGCGGGCCACTAATCAACAGCTGCGTGCCGGCGAACAGCAATTGGCCGCCGCCAATCAGCAGTTAGCGGCCAACAATCAACAGCTGCGCGCCAGTGAACAGCAATTGCGGGCAAATGAACGGCAGCTCAAAGCCAAATCAGCCGAGATGCAAAAGCTGTTGGAAAAAAGCGAAAAACAACGCCTCGCCAATCTAATTGTGCTCAAAGACCTGACTGAAACCAGCAACAGGTTGAAAAAAGAAATCAAGGAACGCCACCAGGCACAGAAAAGTCTGTTTGAAAGCGAAAAACGGTTTCGCCGGATGTACGAACATATGGAAGTGGGTATTGCCTTTGTTTCACTGGAATTCAAAATCGAGGCCGCAAATCAGGCTTATTGTAAAATGCTCGGTTATAAAGAGAACGAACTCGTCGGTAAAACACTAAACGATATCACACATCCGGATACCTTGAAAGCGAATCTTGAAAAACAAAGGCAGCTCCGCCGGGGCGAGATTGACTTTTTTAGACTGGAAAAATGCTTCATTCACAAAGACGGGCATACGGTCTATGGTATTCTGGATGCCAATCTTGTCCGCAATGCGGAAGGAAATCCGCATTACTTTTTGGGAAGTGTATTGGACATCACAGACCGCAAACTCAAGGAACAGGAAATCCTGCGCCAGAGGGACATGATTACCATGAACAATCGCATTGCCAATGTGTTTCTAAAACCGTCGCAAGAATCCATTTACGCGGACATTCTTGATATTATCCTGGATGTAATGCAGAGCCAATATGGCTTTTTTGGCTATATCAATGATCAAGGCGATCTGGTTTGTCCGTCCATGACACGGGATATCTGGGCGCAATGTCAGGTTGAAGACAAAAGCATTATTTTCCCCCAGGATCAGTGGAACGGATTGTGGGGGCGTTCATTGAGAAAGAAGCAGGTGCTGGTGAGCAACACCGGACTGAAACTGCCGGAAGGACATGTGCCCCTGAATAATGCGCTCGCGGTTCCGATCCTGCATCAGGATGAACTGATCGGTCAATTTGTCGTGGCCAATAAAAGCGGCGGATACACACAACAGCACTGTGAGTTGCTCGAAAGTGCGGCAGCGCAAACCGCTCCGATTCTGCGGGCCCGGCTTGAAGAAACCCGGCACAAACAGGAAACAGCCAAGCTGGAGGAACAATACCGTCAGGCACAGAAAATGGAGTCCGTGGGACGTCTCGCCGGCGGCGTGGCGCATGATTTCAACAACATGCTCAGCGTCATCCTGGGCTACTCGGAAATGGCAATGAGCGACCTTGATCCCCAGGATGAACTTTACGCACAATTACAGGAAATCGACAAAGCCGCCAATCGATCCGCCGAACTCACGGCGCAATTGCTGGCCTTTGCGCGCAAGCAAACCATCAATCCGCAAATCCTGGATTTGAACGAAACCGTCAGTCATATGCTCAACATGCTGCAGCGATTGATCGGTGAAGATATCGAGCTGATCTGGAAACCCGGCGCTGAACTGTGGGCCGTCAAACTTGATCCGGCCCAGATCAATCAGATTCTGGCCAATCTGTGCGTCAATGCCCGCGACGCCATCAGCAATATCGGCGATATCACTCTAGAAACGGAAAATATCAATATTGATTCGGTGTTTCACGGTCCGGAGACCGATGCGCAACCCGGTGATTATGTGATGCTGGCGGTGATGGACAGCGGCTGCGGCATGGACGCGGATATTGCTGAACAGATTTTTGATCCGTTTTTCACCACCAAAGAGCAAGGCCAGGGAACCGGTTTGGGTTTGTCAACTGTTTACGGTGCGGTTCAACAAAATAATGGGTTTTTAAAGGTCTGCAGCGAACCCGGTCAGGGCACCACATTCAAGCTGTTTTTTCCGCGACACACCGGGGATATCAAGACAAATTCAACAACACAAATAAAGAAAATCCCGCGCGGACATCATGAACAGATCCTGCTGGTGGAAGATGAAACTGCGATCCTGAATATGACTCAAAACATGCTAAAATCACTCGGATATCGCGTTCAGACAGCCTCAAGTCCGGCCGAAGCTTTGAATTGGGCGCAAACGCAACAACCTGCCATCGACCTGTTAATTACCGATGTGGTTATGCCTGAAATGAACGGGCGTGAACTGGCCGAGCAGTTCAGAACTCTGTATCCGGATTTGAATGTTCTGTTCATGTCCGGATACACGGAAGATGCTATTGAGCACCGCGGAGTGCTGGAAGAACATGTTTTTCTTATGCAAAAGCCGTTTAACAAGGAGACACTGGCGGTCAAGGTGAGGAAAGCAATGAAAAGTTAA
- a CDS encoding chemotaxis protein CheD → MILLNDKKEINVATGQVKTGTTSCVLVSSAIGSCVVITAYNAEHRIGALAHIMLPGRAPETSFLPKTRYAADAIESMLQLLRQSGADLSALDICLIGGGNVLQRKNDQICKANLDSVHRILNEKQLPIRAKAIGGVERRTVRFDLKNGKVFYTQAESDPKLLWDPGV, encoded by the coding sequence ATGATATTGTTGAATGATAAAAAAGAAATCAATGTTGCAACAGGTCAGGTCAAAACAGGGACAACATCCTGCGTTTTGGTCTCAAGCGCCATCGGGTCCTGCGTGGTGATTACGGCCTATAATGCAGAACATCGAATCGGCGCTTTGGCTCATATTATGCTGCCCGGCCGCGCCCCTGAAACCAGCTTTTTACCGAAAACACGATATGCGGCTGATGCCATTGAATCCATGCTGCAGCTATTGCGGCAATCCGGCGCTGACCTATCAGCACTGGATATTTGTTTGATCGGCGGCGGCAATGTCCTGCAGCGCAAAAATGATCAGATTTGCAAGGCCAATCTGGATTCGGTGCACCGTATACTGAACGAAAAACAGCTGCCCATCCGGGCCAAAGCAATAGGGGGTGTTGAACGCCGTACTGTCCGTTTTGACCTCAAAAACGGCAAGGTGTTTTACACTCAGGCAGAGTCCGACCCGAAATTATTGTGGGATCCGGGCGTTTAA
- a CDS encoding response regulator translates to MSHEEHCLKGDETILIVEDEQAIRNIAKSSLQKFGYTTLTAADAEEALSVYANAAQKIDVLLTDVVMPNVSGKELADQLAVKQPDLVIIFMSGYTDDTIGKEGVLTENINFIQKPFSPASLAEKLRDILDHNR, encoded by the coding sequence ATGAGTCATGAAGAACATTGTCTGAAAGGGGATGAGACCATTCTCATTGTGGAAGATGAGCAAGCCATACGCAATATTGCCAAATCATCTTTGCAAAAGTTTGGTTATACCACATTGACAGCCGCTGATGCGGAAGAAGCCCTGTCTGTCTATGCAAACGCAGCGCAGAAAATTGATGTTCTGCTCACCGATGTTGTGATGCCGAATGTGAGCGGCAAGGAATTGGCCGACCAATTGGCTGTAAAACAGCCGGATCTGGTCATTATTTTTATGTCCGGTTACACCGATGACACAATCGGTAAAGAAGGGGTTTTAACGGAGAATATTAATTTCATCCAGAAACCCTTTTCACCGGCATCTCTGGCGGAAAAATTGCGGGATATACTGGATCACAATCGATAG
- the pepF gene encoding oligoendopeptidase F: MKTLTGIAMILSVLCMSQNLSAQTRERKDIDKAYTWNLTDIYESDAAWQDAKQELAAEMDKITKFEGKLSSSAQTLLQCLEFSSKLDKDLTRLYVYAMQKSDLDTRVSEYQAMKQELEQLATQMGSMASYIEPEILKMDSSQILNFINQKKKLKVYAFYLKDLLRKKEHRLSQKEEKIMAEAGLLTGGPQHIYSILSNADLPYPTVTLSDGTEAKLNAAGYARYRSSKNRSDRELVFNSFFTAMKDFSSTFGASLAGNIKTDLFNMRARNYESCLQAALDRNNIPTEVYTSLINNVTANLESFHRYLDIKRRMLGVDTLKYSDLYAPTVKNVDLEYSYDKGREIVLESLAPLGDEYLSTVRQAMDERWIDVYPTPGKRSGAYSSGNAYDVHPFILLNYNDQYSDVSTLTHELGHTMHSFYSNKTQPYPLADYSIFVAEVASTFNEALLTEYMLDKIKDDDTRLSLLMEYLDGLKGTVFRQTQFAEFELKIHEQAENGQALTGESLTQLYADIVRNYYGHDKGVCNVKDLYTYEWAYIPHFYYNFYVYQYSTSFCASTALSEKVLAEEQGALSKYIQFISSGGSDYPIELLKAAGVDMTTSEPFDKTMQKMNRVMDEIESILEKKGI; encoded by the coding sequence ATGAAAACACTAACGGGAATTGCAATGATACTATCTGTATTATGTATGTCACAAAACTTGTCCGCACAAACCAGAGAACGCAAAGACATTGATAAAGCCTATACCTGGAATCTTACCGATATCTATGAAAGCGATGCAGCCTGGCAGGACGCCAAACAGGAACTGGCGGCTGAGATGGATAAAATCACCAAATTTGAGGGCAAACTCTCTTCTTCCGCACAAACGCTTTTGCAATGTCTTGAATTCAGCAGCAAACTGGATAAAGACCTGACCCGACTGTATGTCTATGCCATGCAGAAATCCGATCTCGACACCCGCGTATCCGAATACCAGGCTATGAAACAGGAACTCGAACAACTGGCAACGCAAATGGGATCCATGGCCTCGTATATCGAACCCGAAATCCTCAAAATGGATTCATCCCAAATACTCAACTTTATCAATCAGAAAAAAAAATTAAAAGTTTACGCCTTTTACCTGAAAGACCTGCTGCGCAAAAAAGAACATCGTTTGTCTCAAAAAGAAGAAAAAATAATGGCGGAAGCGGGACTGTTGACCGGCGGCCCGCAGCATATCTACAGTATTCTGTCCAACGCCGATCTCCCCTATCCAACCGTCACGCTGAGTGACGGCACGGAAGCCAAACTGAATGCAGCCGGCTATGCCAGATACCGCTCCTCGAAAAACCGCAGCGACCGGGAACTGGTGTTTAATTCCTTTTTTACAGCCATGAAGGATTTCAGCAGCACATTCGGCGCCTCTCTGGCCGGCAATATTAAAACCGATCTGTTCAACATGCGCGCCCGCAATTACGAATCCTGTCTGCAGGCCGCTCTGGACCGCAACAACATTCCGACCGAGGTGTATACCAGCCTGATCAACAATGTCACGGCCAATCTGGAATCTTTTCACCGTTATCTGGATATCAAACGGCGGATGCTCGGCGTAGACACCCTAAAGTACAGCGATCTGTATGCCCCGACTGTCAAGAACGTTGATCTGGAATACTCGTATGACAAAGGCAGGGAAATCGTCCTGGAATCCCTGGCTCCGCTCGGAGATGAGTATCTGTCCACGGTTCGTCAGGCCATGGACGAGCGCTGGATCGATGTATACCCGACTCCCGGAAAACGCTCGGGCGCCTATTCCAGCGGCAATGCCTATGACGTTCACCCTTTTATTCTCTTGAATTACAATGATCAGTACAGCGACGTCAGCACGCTGACGCACGAACTGGGTCATACCATGCACAGCTTTTACTCGAACAAAACCCAGCCGTATCCGTTAGCCGATTACTCTATTTTTGTCGCCGAAGTCGCCTCAACTTTTAATGAAGCTCTCCTGACAGAGTATATGCTGGACAAAATCAAGGACGACGACACGCGCCTGTCCCTGCTCATGGAATATCTGGACGGTCTCAAAGGCACCGTGTTCCGCCAGACTCAGTTTGCAGAATTTGAACTCAAAATTCACGAACAGGCTGAAAACGGTCAGGCCTTGACGGGTGAATCCCTGACCCAACTGTATGCAGATATTGTACGGAACTATTACGGCCATGACAAGGGTGTTTGTAACGTCAAAGACCTTTACACCTATGAATGGGCTTATATCCCGCATTTCTATTATAACTTTTATGTTTACCAGTATTCAACATCTTTTTGCGCCTCCACAGCGCTGTCGGAAAAAGTACTGGCGGAAGAACAAGGCGCGCTTTCCAAATACATCCAGTTCATCTCATCCGGCGGTTCGGATTATCCCATCGAACTGCTGAAAGCAGCCGGCGTGGACATGACCACGTCGGAACCGTTTGACAAAACCATGCAAAAGATGAACCGGGTCATGGACGAAATCGAGTCCATTCTGGAGAAAAAAGGAATATAA